The nucleotide sequence TGGAGGTGTGGATCACCCGCTCAACTCCGCACTCCCGGGCGGCCTGGAGGACGTTGTAGGTCCCCTCCACGTTGGTCTTCACATAGGCCAGGGGAGAAACATAGGAATAGGGGATGCCTATGAGGGCCGCTAGGTGAAAGACCCTTTCACAGCCATGAACGGCCTGCCGAACGAGGTCGAAATCACGGATATCTCCCGAAAGGATTTCCATTTCTTTGGCGTATTCGGCCCCCTCGAGCCATCCCCAGGAATTTTTCGAGTTGTACCGCAGAAAGGCCCGAACTTCGTGGCCCTGCTCGGCCAGTTTTTCTGCCAGGCGAGATCCGATGAATCCCCCCGCTCCTGTGACACATATCTTCATGCGGCTTCCCCCATAATGGACTGTTCCGGAAAATTTTAATCCCTTTCCAGTATCGTCCGTTTGAGGGAAAAAATAAAGAGGCGGCCGCTTCTGCGGGCGCCTCGGGCAGTACATCGCAAATATCAGGCATTCACATCGAGAAGGGCGCCGAAAAGCTCCCTGATATTCTCCATGAAACGGACCACTTCGTCGGGCGGAATCTTCCGGACCACTTCGTCCTTCGAGGTATCGATGACCGACACCTGGTAGACATCCGCCTCCTTCTTGTACTCGTACTTCAGGCTCCGGTCGAAGGCCACCGCCAGCTTGTTTGCCTGGTCCACGGCGTCCTGCACCTGCTTTTCCGATACCGGTCTGACCGGAGGTTCCGCAGTCTTTTTCAGC is from Aminivibrio pyruvatiphilus and encodes:
- a CDS encoding flagellar protein FlaG — translated: MEILRSAVSQVSPDKVPTGGGAVGKVSEVPPLKKTAEPPVRPVSEKQVQDAVDQANKLAVAFDRSLKYEYKKEADVYQVSVIDTSKDEVVRKIPPDEVVRFMENIRELFGALLDVNA